The following are encoded together in the Poseidonibacter lekithochrous genome:
- a CDS encoding aminodeoxychorismate synthase component I, which yields MNKKLIEEKLNNYGSSNEPFFFIVSYNFTKFHIEKLSSLPENIKYEINSKTTSKIKHKTTVEKFPITFSEYKKKFDFLQEEIRSGNTYLLNLTAKTKIKTDFSLDEIYEKVNAKFKLRYKNNNDNFVCFSPERFVEIKKNKIYTYPMKGTIDSKIPNAQAKILGDVKEMAEHTMVVDLLRNDLGIVSSKVRVEKFRYIDKINAGDKKLLQVSSKISGHLEDNWLENIGTIITKMLPAGSITGTPKKKTCELLQKSENYDRDFYTGIFGVYDGKSFDSAVMIRFIEENEKQEQYYKSGGGITCDSDVNAEYQELLDKIYLPF from the coding sequence AATTAAATAATTATGGCTCGTCTAACGAGCCATTTTTCTTTATAGTATCTTACAATTTTACAAAATTTCATATTGAAAAACTATCTTCACTTCCTGAAAATATCAAATATGAAATCAATTCAAAAACTACTTCTAAAATTAAACATAAAACTACAGTTGAAAAATTTCCTATTACTTTTAGTGAGTATAAAAAGAAGTTTGATTTTTTACAAGAAGAAATTAGAAGTGGAAATACATACCTTTTAAATCTAACAGCAAAAACAAAAATCAAAACAGATTTTAGCCTTGATGAAATTTATGAAAAGGTTAATGCAAAATTCAAACTAAGATATAAAAACAATAATGATAATTTTGTTTGTTTCTCACCTGAGAGATTTGTGGAGATTAAAAAAAATAAAATATATACCTATCCTATGAAAGGTACAATCGATAGTAAAATCCCAAATGCACAAGCTAAGATTTTAGGTGATGTAAAAGAGATGGCTGAACATACTATGGTTGTAGATTTATTAAGAAACGATTTGGGTATTGTCTCTTCTAAAGTTAGAGTAGAGAAGTTTAGATATATTGATAAAATTAACGCTGGTGATAAAAAACTACTGCAAGTAAGTTCTAAAATATCTGGTCATTTAGAAGATAATTGGTTAGAGAATATAGGAACAATTATTACAAAAATGCTTCCAGCAGGTTCTATTACTGGAACTCCAAAGAAAAAAACTTGTGAATTACTACAGAAGAGTGAAAACTATGATAGAGACTTCTATACAGGAATTTTTGGAGTTTATGATGGTAAGTCTTTTGATTCTGCTGTAATGATTAGATTTATTGAAGAGAATGAAAAACAAGAACAGTATTACAAAAGTGGTGGTGGAATCACTTGTGACTCTGATGTAAATGCTGAATACCAAGAATTACTAGATAAAATCTATTTACCTTTTTAA